Proteins co-encoded in one Desulfomicrobium macestii genomic window:
- a CDS encoding GGDEF domain-containing protein, with amino-acid sequence MNIRISVRTKLFLSHILIVLFIAGTAGTYFYLSAVENLMDGLKERLQASAGLISQTLDAEALRHIRTEEDMASPEYVATLDQLRTLKRMNPDIAFIYVMRLEAEKIFFVIDSDETNAQALPGKKYAHVLPSLQRGFTSMIVDDEIVTDEWGSFLSGYAPIKNAKGQFLVGIDMRADQVREKYSALRISGAVAVSAAVVLAFVLARILANRFMIPIRVSISRCSSIAEGRYDEQLDIQTNDELDRLIEAINKMSSSLSLSQRTTQAAVDSLRQAKDELEIRVRQRTSDLSEVNNKLSQEVAERLVAQKALQEAATIDPLTRLFNRRVVQERLDLEVARSSRQNTPFTLVIVDLDHFKMINDTHGHDAGDSILVETGVRMKGIIRGQDTLARWGGEEFMILLPDTDSAGGLEVAEKVRARIADTTYYFAGKEIRVTASFGVAQYKGDLEGAITAADQALYQAKNLGRNRVELAGAEL; translated from the coding sequence ATGAATATCCGCATTTCCGTCCGCACCAAACTGTTCCTGAGCCACATTCTCATCGTCCTATTCATCGCCGGCACCGCAGGGACGTATTTCTACCTGAGCGCTGTGGAAAACCTCATGGATGGGCTCAAGGAGCGCCTGCAGGCCAGCGCGGGGCTCATCAGCCAGACTCTTGACGCCGAGGCTTTGCGCCACATCCGTACAGAGGAAGATATGGCCAGCCCCGAATACGTGGCCACCCTCGACCAGTTGCGCACCCTCAAACGCATGAACCCCGACATCGCCTTCATTTACGTGATGCGCCTTGAGGCGGAGAAGATCTTCTTCGTCATTGATTCCGACGAAACCAATGCACAGGCCCTGCCGGGCAAAAAGTACGCCCACGTACTGCCATCTTTGCAGAGAGGCTTCACGTCCATGATCGTCGACGACGAGATCGTCACCGACGAATGGGGCTCGTTTCTATCGGGCTACGCCCCGATCAAAAACGCCAAGGGGCAGTTTTTGGTCGGCATCGACATGCGCGCCGATCAGGTTCGCGAAAAATACAGCGCCCTGCGCATCTCCGGTGCTGTTGCGGTATCCGCGGCCGTTGTCCTGGCCTTCGTTCTGGCCCGAATCCTGGCCAACCGATTCATGATACCCATACGCGTTTCCATTTCCCGCTGTTCCTCCATCGCGGAAGGTCGCTACGACGAGCAGCTCGACATTCAGACCAATGACGAACTCGACAGGCTCATCGAAGCCATTAATAAAATGTCGAGCAGCCTGTCCCTGTCCCAGCGCACGACGCAAGCGGCCGTCGACTCCCTGCGCCAGGCCAAGGACGAACTGGAAATCCGGGTTCGTCAGCGCACCTCCGATCTCTCGGAAGTCAACAACAAGCTCAGCCAGGAAGTGGCCGAACGGCTTGTGGCCCAAAAGGCTTTGCAGGAGGCCGCGACCATCGATCCGCTGACCCGCCTTTTCAATCGGCGCGTCGTCCAGGAGCGGCTCGACCTCGAAGTGGCCCGAAGCAGCAGGCAGAATACGCCCTTCACGCTCGTCATCGTGGACCTCGATCATTTTAAAATGATCAACGACACTCACGGACACGATGCCGGGGACAGCATTCTGGTGGAAACGGGAGTGCGCATGAAGGGCATCATCCGTGGGCAGGACACGTTGGCCCGATGGGGCGGTGAGGAATTCATGATCCTGTTGCCGGATACCGACTCGGCAGGGGGACTGGAAGTCGCCGAGAAGGTCCGCGCGCGCATCGCCGACACGACTTACTATTTCGCGGGCAAGGAGATCCGGGTTACGGCGAGTTTTGGAGTGGCCCAGTATAAAGGAGACTTGGAAGGGGCGATCACGGCCGCGGACCAGGCCCTCTATCAGGCCAAGAATCTGGGCAGGAATCGGGTCGAGCTGGCCGGCGCGGAACTTTGA
- a CDS encoding lytic transglycosylase domain-containing protein — MRPLRHAAATLTWAALLASPALSADSPGRSMPGILQEEMSVSERMPQVVRPLHDDEASALRDPARGTENMIEQMDVYSLSDHAHLLALPRMVPPLLVTESAQGRAHMPTMAEWDPIIGHGSRVSGLDPGLIRAVIRVESNNDPLAISPKGAQGLMQLMPGTQAHLGVTDPFDPRANVEAGSLYLRRQLDAFGTLELALAAYNAGPGNVQRHGGIPPFRETQDFVRKVLALYTP, encoded by the coding sequence ATGCGCCCCCTCCGACACGCCGCCGCCACGCTGACCTGGGCCGCCCTGCTCGCCTCTCCGGCCCTGTCCGCGGACAGCCCAGGGCGCAGCATGCCCGGCATCCTCCAGGAGGAAATGAGCGTCTCCGAGCGCATGCCCCAGGTCGTGCGGCCCCTGCATGACGACGAAGCCTCGGCGCTCCGCGATCCCGCTCGCGGAACAGAGAACATGATCGAGCAGATGGATGTCTATTCCCTGTCCGATCACGCCCATCTCCTGGCCCTGCCGCGCATGGTTCCTCCCCTGCTCGTCACGGAGTCAGCCCAAGGGCGGGCGCACATGCCGACCATGGCCGAGTGGGACCCGATCATCGGGCACGGCAGCCGCGTCTCGGGCCTGGACCCGGGTCTCATCAGGGCCGTCATCCGCGTGGAATCCAACAACGATCCCCTGGCCATCTCCCCCAAGGGCGCCCAGGGCCTCATGCAGCTCATGCCCGGCACCCAGGCGCACCTCGGCGTGACCGACCCCTTCGATCCCCGCGCCAACGTTGAAGCGGGCAGCCTGTATCTGCGCCGCCAGCTGGACGCCTTCGGCACCCTGGAGCTGGCCCTGGCGGCCTACAACGCAGGCCCGGGCAACGTGCAGCGCCACGGCGGCATTCCCCCTTTTCGCGAAACGCAGGATTTCGTGCGCAAGGTCCTGGCGCTCTATACCCCTTAA
- a CDS encoding tetratricopeptide repeat protein, whose amino-acid sequence MLSTEHRQRLLDIANAGCSKGLVVEARAIYEGLLTLDPEMAPANIGLALSHIVLNEFTEGEELLREKVLAADPADQEARAMLGLCLTLAGRCNDAEDILEPLSREGGPRAELATTLLERARQ is encoded by the coding sequence ATGCTTTCCACGGAACACAGACAACGCCTCCTCGACATCGCCAACGCAGGCTGCTCCAAGGGCCTCGTAGTCGAGGCGCGGGCCATCTACGAAGGCCTGCTGACCCTGGACCCGGAAATGGCTCCGGCCAACATCGGTCTGGCCTTGAGCCACATCGTCCTCAACGAGTTCACCGAGGGCGAGGAACTCCTGCGGGAGAAAGTTCTGGCTGCCGACCCGGCCGACCAGGAAGCCCGCGCCATGCTCGGCCTTTGCCTCACCCTGGCCGGACGGTGCAATGACGCCGAGGACATACTGGAACCCCTGTCCCGCGAAGGCGGTCCCAGAGCCGAACTCGCGACGACCCTGCTCGAACGCGCTCGTCAGTAG
- a CDS encoding type III secretion HpaP family protein: MPDFMKVDSTRLERAGAGEEKPGPQQPDKDSVQRFQDSMDTKGKDREARSGDTPTKASENAPDDDAPGQMPSLPLNDLFSGRMASITPGAARPEAPMPPSELAEKLVERILVGQTADGGQEVRLRLGPDVLPGTEIRMTKGPDGTLQVVLVTDNASSFQTLVAAQNDLKARLENLDSPVRIDITSESGAEDNDSNRRSRGWVPETDEPR, from the coding sequence ATGCCGGATTTCATGAAAGTCGACTCCACACGCCTCGAAAGGGCTGGCGCGGGAGAGGAAAAGCCCGGACCGCAGCAACCCGACAAAGACTCGGTGCAGCGTTTCCAAGATTCCATGGACACGAAAGGAAAGGATCGCGAAGCCCGATCCGGTGACACTCCCACGAAAGCATCTGAAAACGCCCCGGATGACGATGCCCCCGGCCAGATGCCGTCCCTGCCCCTGAATGACCTGTTCAGCGGACGCATGGCGTCGATTACGCCCGGTGCAGCCCGGCCTGAAGCGCCCATGCCGCCCAGCGAACTGGCCGAGAAGCTGGTGGAACGCATCCTGGTCGGCCAGACCGCGGACGGTGGACAGGAAGTGCGGCTACGCCTCGGACCCGACGTATTGCCCGGAACGGAAATCCGTATGACCAAAGGCCCCGACGGCACCCTGCAGGTCGTTCTGGTCACGGACAACGCTTCGTCCTTCCAGACCCTTGTCGCGGCGCAAAACGACCTCAAGGCCAGGCTGGAAAATCTGGACAGTCCGGTGCGCATCGACATCACCTCCGAAAGCGGTGCGGAAGACAACGACAGCAATCGCCGTTCAAGGGGCTGGGTCCCCGAAACCGATGAACCCCGATGA
- the sctQ gene encoding type III secretion system cytoplasmic ring protein SctQ — protein sequence MPEHTSAVYAPPRLDPLQAHVDNMLLTREQPWAVVVGHRPATLRAVPAPFPFKVMGSLRLHCAGGAWRVELGDTDFIRRHPAIAEVPLWTDLPGAVRLAVLDLILGTLLEPLQRLMGNAVTLGEATLEPGETEDDNPAAFVHLILEFSDAEHDDTPVPLRVAIPDRQSALLLCDRLADLPVRGAGQGAEEHPDLPIAVCVDAGSMRISIRELSALEQGDILLPPDYQGAQGRIMLRPCPPATGQANPPGGAAGVLCTVNDTQATVVNAVTNFQEIPMTTTNPSETTSPAEDQAGLDVGGIDVELCFELERRTMTVADLAAFVPGYTFTLGCDPLSPVSLRINGAVVGTGRLVDINGVLGVQVDSLARKGGQDGRG from the coding sequence ATGCCTGAACACACGTCCGCCGTGTACGCTCCTCCGCGCCTGGACCCGCTCCAGGCCCACGTGGACAACATGCTTCTAACCCGCGAGCAGCCGTGGGCCGTGGTCGTCGGCCATCGCCCCGCCACGCTGCGGGCGGTGCCTGCGCCCTTTCCCTTCAAGGTCATGGGCTCGCTACGCCTGCACTGCGCCGGGGGCGCCTGGCGCGTGGAGCTGGGCGACACGGATTTCATACGCCGCCATCCCGCCATCGCCGAAGTTCCGCTCTGGACAGACCTGCCCGGGGCCGTACGCCTGGCTGTGCTGGACCTGATCCTTGGCACCTTGCTTGAGCCCCTGCAACGACTCATGGGCAACGCCGTCACCCTGGGCGAAGCCACGCTCGAACCCGGCGAGACCGAGGACGACAATCCGGCCGCATTCGTGCACCTGATTCTTGAATTTTCCGACGCCGAGCATGACGATACACCCGTGCCCTTGCGCGTCGCCATACCGGACCGACAGTCCGCCCTGCTCCTGTGCGATCGCCTTGCGGACCTGCCGGTCCGCGGCGCAGGCCAGGGCGCGGAAGAGCATCCCGACCTGCCCATCGCGGTGTGCGTGGACGCGGGCAGCATGCGCATCTCCATCCGGGAGCTTTCCGCACTGGAGCAAGGCGACATCCTCCTACCGCCCGACTACCAAGGCGCACAGGGCAGGATCATGCTCCGTCCGTGCCCTCCCGCGACCGGACAGGCCAATCCTCCGGGCGGTGCTGCCGGCGTGCTGTGCACCGTCAACGACACCCAAGCCACGGTGGTGAACGCCGTGACGAATTTCCAGGAGATCCCCATGACCACCACAAATCCGTCCGAGACCACTTCTCCCGCCGAAGATCAGGCAGGACTGGATGTCGGCGGCATCGACGTCGAGCTCTGCTTCGAGCTTGAACGCCGCACCATGACGGTCGCGGACCTCGCGGCCTTTGTGCCTGGCTACACCTTCACCCTCGGCTGCGACCCGCTCTCGCCGGTGTCGCTACGCATCAACGGAGCCGTTGTCGGCACGGGACGCCTGGTGGACATCAACGGCGTGCTCGGCGTGCAGGTCGATTCGTTGGCCCGGAAGGGGGGACAGGATGGTCGGGGTTAA
- the sctR gene encoding type III secretion system export apparatus subunit SctR — protein sequence MVGVNPLFFIFGIAALGLAPFMLMMVTSYVKIVVVTSLVRNALGVQQVPPTMVMNGLAIILSIFIMAPMAMNTAALLETADIKENPTPAEVGRILEHISPPLRKFLSANANESVVRTFMSTAKRIWPQNLHERIAPDNMFILVPAFTISELTKAFQIGFLLYLPFVAIDLIISNILLAMGMMMVSPMTISLPFKLLLFVTLDGWVKVSQGLLLSYAQ from the coding sequence ATGGTCGGGGTTAATCCACTCTTTTTCATCTTCGGCATCGCGGCCCTTGGCCTGGCGCCGTTTATGCTCATGATGGTCACCTCCTACGTCAAGATCGTGGTGGTCACCTCCCTGGTGCGCAACGCCCTGGGCGTACAGCAGGTCCCGCCGACCATGGTCATGAACGGCCTGGCCATCATCCTCAGCATCTTCATCATGGCGCCCATGGCCATGAACACGGCAGCGCTTCTGGAGACCGCCGACATCAAGGAAAACCCGACCCCCGCGGAAGTCGGTCGGATCCTGGAGCACATCTCGCCGCCCCTGCGCAAATTCCTGTCAGCCAACGCCAACGAATCGGTGGTTCGGACCTTCATGAGCACGGCCAAGCGCATTTGGCCCCAGAATCTTCACGAACGCATCGCGCCCGACAACATGTTCATCCTGGTTCCGGCGTTCACCATTTCGGAGCTGACCAAGGCTTTCCAGATAGGATTCCTGCTCTACCTGCCTTTTGTGGCCATAGACCTCATCATTTCGAACATCCTGCTGGCCATGGGCATGATGATGGTATCCCCCATGACCATCTCCCTGCCCTTCAAGCTCCTTCTCTTTGTGACCCTTGACGGGTGGGTGAAGGTCAGTCAGGGACTGCTCCTGAGCTACGCACAATAA
- the sctN gene encoding type III secretion system ATPase SctN: MAFEYIGALLEETVQNTSSVEVRGRVEQVVGTIIRAVVPGVKVGELCILRNPWDSWTLKAEVVGFVKQVALLTPLGDLQGISPATEVIPTGEIHSVPVGEDLLGRVLDGLGNPIDGGPPLKPRTRYPVYADPPNPMSRRIIDRPMSLGLRVLDGMLTCGEGQRMGIFAAAGGGKSTLLSSIIKGCSADVCVLALIGERGREVREFIEHDLGPEGRKKAVLVVSTSDRSSMERLKAAYTATAIAEYFRDKSRSVLLLMDSVTRFGRAQREIGLAAGEPPTRRGFPPSVFSTLPKLMERAGTSDKGSITALYTVLVEGDDMTEPIADETRSILDGHIVLSRKLAASNHYPAIDVQASVSRVMNAIISSEHKESAQKLRKILAKFAEVELLVQIGEYKKGSDRDADDALSRIDAVNTFLKQGLSEKSTFEETLQAMHKVVA; the protein is encoded by the coding sequence ATGGCATTTGAATATATCGGCGCTCTCTTGGAGGAGACGGTCCAGAACACCAGTTCCGTGGAGGTCCGAGGCCGCGTGGAGCAGGTCGTTGGCACCATCATCCGGGCCGTGGTGCCCGGGGTCAAGGTGGGCGAGCTGTGCATCCTGCGCAATCCGTGGGACAGCTGGACCCTCAAGGCCGAGGTGGTGGGCTTCGTCAAACAGGTAGCCCTGCTGACCCCCCTGGGAGATCTGCAGGGCATCTCCCCTGCCACGGAGGTCATTCCCACCGGCGAAATCCACTCGGTTCCCGTAGGCGAAGACCTTCTGGGCCGTGTGCTTGACGGCCTGGGCAATCCCATCGACGGTGGGCCGCCGCTGAAACCTCGCACCCGCTACCCCGTGTACGCCGACCCGCCCAATCCGATGTCGCGGCGCATCATCGACCGCCCCATGTCCCTGGGACTACGGGTCCTGGACGGGATGCTGACCTGTGGCGAAGGGCAGCGCATGGGCATCTTCGCCGCAGCGGGCGGCGGCAAGAGCACCCTGCTCTCCAGTATCATCAAGGGCTGCTCCGCCGATGTCTGCGTGCTGGCCCTCATTGGCGAACGCGGCCGCGAGGTGCGCGAGTTCATCGAACACGACCTCGGGCCCGAAGGCCGCAAGAAGGCGGTGCTGGTGGTCTCCACTTCGGACAGATCGTCCATGGAGCGCCTCAAGGCCGCCTACACGGCCACGGCCATCGCCGAATATTTCCGCGACAAAAGCCGCAGCGTGCTGCTCTTGATGGATTCCGTGACCCGCTTCGGACGCGCCCAGCGCGAAATCGGCCTGGCCGCAGGCGAACCGCCCACCAGGCGCGGTTTCCCGCCATCGGTCTTCTCGACCCTGCCGAAACTCATGGAACGTGCCGGCACGTCGGACAAGGGCTCCATCACGGCCCTGTACACGGTGCTGGTTGAAGGCGACGACATGACCGAACCCATCGCCGACGAGACCCGCTCCATCCTTGACGGGCATATTGTCCTGTCCAGAAAGCTGGCCGCATCAAACCATTACCCGGCCATCGACGTGCAGGCCAGCGTCAGCCGCGTCATGAACGCCATCATTTCCAGCGAACACAAGGAGTCCGCCCAGAAGCTGCGCAAGATCCTGGCCAAGTTCGCGGAGGTCGAGCTGCTCGTGCAGATAGGCGAATACAAGAAGGGTTCGGACCGGGATGCCGATGACGCCTTGAGCCGAATCGACGCGGTAAATACGTTCCTCAAGCAGGGCCTGTCCGAGAAAAGCACTTTCGAGGAGACCCTGCAGGCCATGCACAAGGTCGTGGCCTGA
- a CDS encoding ATP-binding protein, translating into MAALTVPARIEELNSVNEFLESRIPPDFQGIASHVRLAAEELLVNVFTHAYDGGPGEARVECRPARLDGQDYLFFSVTDWGHPFDPFDEAPRPDLDLDADHRPIGGLGVHLVKSVSARHEYRHHNGANIVELYFAKPE; encoded by the coding sequence ATGGCCGCTCTGACCGTGCCCGCCCGCATCGAGGAACTCAACTCAGTAAACGAGTTTCTGGAGAGTCGCATCCCGCCGGACTTCCAGGGCATCGCCTCCCACGTGCGGCTTGCGGCCGAAGAACTCCTGGTCAACGTCTTCACCCACGCCTACGACGGCGGCCCCGGCGAGGCCCGGGTGGAATGCCGCCCCGCGCGCCTGGACGGCCAGGACTACCTCTTTTTCAGCGTCACGGACTGGGGGCATCCCTTCGACCCCTTCGACGAGGCACCGAGGCCCGACCTCGACCTTGACGCGGACCACCGCCCCATCGGCGGTCTGGGGGTCCATCTGGTGAAATCCGTCAGCGCCCGCCACGAATACAGACATCACAACGGCGCGAACATCGTCGAACTCTACTTCGCCAAGCCCGAGTGA
- a CDS encoding EscF/YscF/HrpA family type III secretion system needle major subunit, with the protein MAISGTPGLNLGNLFDKSMEAVSKRGANIEQKMKELQNSESASPEQMAMLNFELGQYNAMLESLSTVTKSMNDMLKSLAQRAG; encoded by the coding sequence ATGGCTATTTCAGGAACCCCCGGACTGAACCTGGGCAATCTCTTCGACAAGAGCATGGAAGCCGTGAGCAAGCGCGGCGCGAACATCGAGCAGAAAATGAAGGAGCTGCAGAACAGTGAGTCTGCCAGCCCCGAGCAGATGGCCATGCTCAATTTCGAACTTGGCCAGTACAACGCCATGCTCGAATCCCTCTCCACCGTCACCAAGAGCATGAACGACATGCTCAAAAGCCTCGCCCAGCGCGCGGGCTAG
- a CDS encoding STAS domain-containing protein yields the protein MQINVSQIQDIVVIKPSGSMDATTTNIFVNACQESLDAGAVKILIDLAGIEYMSSAGLRGILTLLKGSRTKKVPVAFCNLQPMVSEVFKISGFTAMMPIYDTPETALAKL from the coding sequence ATGCAAATCAACGTATCGCAGATACAGGACATCGTTGTCATCAAACCCAGCGGCAGCATGGACGCGACGACCACGAACATTTTCGTCAACGCCTGCCAGGAAAGCCTGGACGCCGGAGCGGTCAAGATCCTGATCGACCTGGCCGGTATCGAATACATGAGCTCCGCCGGCCTGCGCGGCATACTGACCCTGCTCAAGGGGAGCCGCACAAAAAAGGTCCCCGTGGCCTTCTGCAACCTGCAGCCCATGGTCAGCGAGGTCTTCAAGATATCGGGCTTCACCGCCATGATGCCGATCTACGACACTCCGGAAACGGCCCTGGCCAAACTCTGA
- the sctJ gene encoding type III secretion system inner membrane ring lipoprotein SctJ yields the protein MPTPNVSTPRGRFPLPGRLIPAILVLLLCLVLAGCQVEVYRELSEEQANSMLTVLLKRDIQAKKVAEGKKGFSITVDEKELVQALEILQENNLPRGSFTDMGQIFSGQGMISSPAEEQVRLAYAISQELADTFSRIDGVLTARVHVVPAGVAQAGEHQNLPSAAVFMRHLPDSPVTNLVARVREVTAKAVPNLDPERVSIMLVPARESVSVPMVAQERFLGIPYRPADGPPFVQALALLVAALCVSGGILLAGYELYRRNQRRKDPKAALPE from the coding sequence GTGCCCACACCCAACGTTTCAACTCCCCGGGGCCGCTTCCCCCTGCCCGGTCGGCTCATCCCGGCCATTCTCGTGCTATTGCTCTGTCTCGTCCTGGCGGGATGCCAGGTCGAAGTCTACCGGGAACTGAGCGAGGAACAAGCCAACTCCATGCTGACCGTTCTGCTCAAGCGGGACATCCAGGCCAAAAAGGTGGCCGAAGGCAAGAAAGGCTTCTCCATCACCGTCGATGAGAAAGAGCTCGTCCAGGCCCTGGAGATCCTCCAGGAAAACAACCTGCCGCGCGGCAGCTTCACGGACATGGGACAGATCTTCTCCGGGCAAGGCATGATCTCCTCTCCGGCCGAGGAACAGGTGCGCCTGGCCTACGCCATCTCCCAGGAACTCGCGGACACCTTCTCGCGCATCGACGGCGTGCTCACTGCCAGAGTGCACGTGGTCCCGGCCGGAGTCGCCCAGGCCGGTGAGCACCAGAACCTGCCGTCGGCGGCCGTATTCATGCGTCACCTGCCGGATTCCCCCGTGACCAACCTCGTGGCCCGGGTGCGCGAGGTCACGGCCAAGGCCGTTCCGAATCTCGACCCCGAACGCGTCTCGATCATGCTGGTTCCGGCGCGCGAATCCGTGAGTGTCCCCATGGTCGCACAGGAACGCTTCCTGGGCATACCGTACAGACCCGCCGACGGTCCGCCGTTTGTCCAGGCCCTGGCCCTTCTGGTCGCGGCCCTGTGCGTCAGCGGGGGCATCCTCTTGGCGGGGTACGAGCTGTACCGTCGCAATCAGCGCCGGAAGGATCCAAAGGCCGCCCTGCCCGAGTGA
- a CDS encoding HrpE/YscL family type III secretion apparatus protein, giving the protein MGSMFRLTKDTILPPAGLRVLKAADAATLHSSQQILDAARERAEAIVREAEEVYEQQRQQGYEDGRTEGKLAHSEKMLETIMSSVEFIEGIESTLVNVVGQALRKIIGELDDADRIVRIVRTALMGVRNQQHVTVRVAPADAAAVEKALAAMLQAAPGRTSFLDIVPDARLERGACLLESELGVVDASLETQLRALENALQARINA; this is encoded by the coding sequence ATGGGCTCCATGTTTCGACTAACCAAGGACACGATCTTGCCCCCGGCCGGCCTGCGGGTGCTCAAGGCCGCGGACGCCGCGACCCTCCATTCGTCCCAGCAGATCCTCGACGCCGCGCGTGAGCGGGCGGAAGCCATCGTGCGCGAGGCCGAAGAAGTTTACGAACAGCAACGCCAACAGGGCTACGAGGACGGCCGGACCGAGGGCAAGCTCGCACACTCCGAGAAAATGCTTGAAACGATCATGTCCTCGGTGGAGTTCATCGAAGGCATCGAATCGACCCTGGTCAACGTCGTCGGCCAAGCCCTCCGCAAGATCATCGGAGAACTCGACGACGCGGACCGCATCGTGCGCATCGTACGCACGGCCCTGATGGGCGTACGCAACCAGCAGCACGTCACCGTGCGCGTTGCCCCCGCCGACGCCGCAGCCGTGGAGAAGGCCCTGGCGGCCATGTTGCAGGCCGCCCCTGGTCGAACCAGTTTCCTGGACATCGTGCCCGACGCGCGCCTCGAACGCGGAGCCTGCCTCCTCGAAAGCGAACTGGGCGTGGTGGACGCCAGCCTCGAAACCCAGTTGCGGGCCTTGGAGAATGCGCTGCAGGCCCGCATCAACGCCTGA
- a CDS encoding type III secretion protein, with product MARYPLAPLLSVRQYREEAAQNLLRQAERMVREAEATLREREKELERYRIWRVEEEDRRYEAIMGQLLSLDDLEAFKAGLGRLRDAELLREEDVTKAEQALVKARQAVTDARSGLNKARRDTARILAHKNIWNEMTRREAERKEDLESEEFRPLPIGTGDDA from the coding sequence ATGGCTCGCTACCCCCTGGCCCCTCTGCTCTCGGTACGGCAGTACAGGGAAGAAGCCGCTCAGAACCTGCTGCGACAGGCCGAGCGGATGGTCCGAGAGGCCGAAGCCACGCTGCGGGAACGCGAAAAAGAGCTTGAGCGCTATCGCATCTGGCGCGTAGAGGAAGAGGATAGGCGCTACGAGGCCATAATGGGACAACTTTTGAGCCTCGACGACCTTGAGGCTTTCAAGGCCGGACTCGGCCGCCTGCGCGATGCGGAACTTCTGCGCGAGGAGGACGTGACCAAGGCCGAGCAGGCCCTCGTCAAGGCCCGCCAGGCAGTGACCGACGCCAGGAGCGGCCTGAACAAGGCCCGTCGCGACACGGCCCGCATTCTGGCCCACAAGAACATATGGAATGAAATGACCCGCCGGGAAGCCGAACGGAAGGAAGACCTGGAAAGCGAAGAATTCAGGCCCCTGCCCATCGGTACGGGCGATGACGCCTGA